A stretch of Geomonas oryzisoli DNA encodes these proteins:
- a CDS encoding Ig-like domain-containing protein has translation MALLRNMSGRTRLNLLGTLLMTLLVACVGLTTYFMPKDASAWPTKYGSCSGSGCHVLADPNATITTAINGAVGTSVTVPAGGSFEVDWKVTNVTNVAGGQVGVGVEINLPTGWGLAKGTVNSPAIPGWNSVWDAADGVAAGWATASSYSTATEFPSSPVGYTINYNGTAWDTGTRNAAYDTGAAGLDLDGTAETMGTDAVVTVPAGTANGTYTIVVMGVGHDSSKAHVEQAITVTVAGGADTTTPVVSAGFAATTPSTSWTIPVTSFAATDNTGVTGYMITTSATAPLATDAAWTGTAPTTYTVAADGSYTLYPWAKDAAGNVSAVYATPVTVLVDTVHPTVTSTVPATGATGITPDNTVTLNFSEAVNCATVTTSSVTISPAVTWAKTSCSGSQAVFTPTGQAGSTSYMVTAGTGITDVNGNAMSSSYAFNYTTATPIVRPDTAISAPLAATVLTTTPVAITGTATAGTNALGSVQVSTNNGSTWTAATGTASWSYSWTLPSEDYVTHTILAKGVDNAANEDTTPASVTVIVDNVAPAGLANSAPANLATNQALATTLTSGTATDANTSSAVQYFFELATDSGFTTGVQQSGWQTTKTFAPTLAGATTYYWHVRAKDAAGNISAYTTTWSFSTIGPTAPNAPSATQYQADGVTAIAQAGTATSASVVVKSTVTDANNDNVTLQVEMITNGNTFAGVANCSSTSVASGSVATATCTGLSDGLSYKWRARTSDGTLNSAWVDFGGTDPDFTVALTNATPAAPTVLAQYQADGTTAIASGGAASTNVVVIGATIDGGNSDPVLLEVDLNNDGIADCASPYVTGPATAKATCGGIADGSYDWRVRAKDSKSAASAWTAFTGTPDFTVATGLDFGVDTTAPTDGTASASSGDGYVNVSWTAATDSGAGLDPVNSYKLVKSAVSSPADCSAAALYTGNGTSYFDTAVTNGTTYYYRVCALDEVGNLSAGVTTAASPSTIALPETAITAPAANAVITASNSITGTATVGGNPLASVQVSTNNGTTWAAATGTSTWSFSWAPASEDYVAHTILAKAMDSLGYADATPAQVTVRVDNVVPAGLANSTPANLATNVAIGSALTSTTATDANTSAAVQYFFELATNSGFTTGVQQSVWQTGTSWTPTLAPGTTYYWHVKAKDAAGNTTAYTTTSSFTSGVVAPETVLSAPLAGTVFSTSPATISGTATAGTNALGSVQVSTNNGTSWNTATGTGTWSYSWTLPAEDYVAHTVLARALDNASNADPTPSSVNIYVDTVAPAGLANSTPANLATGVATTSSLVSTTATDANITAAVQYFFEIATNSGFTTGVQQSAWQTGTTFAPTLAISTTYYWHVKAKDAAGNTTAYSTTWSFTTAAATTTVSQGTGETNITIAPGTIEMDLDAFTLATQAGTDTVTGLTVTLANGTWAGIATLKVTDDTGTTIYGSATPASNTVAITLTTPITVTTTPTQYVLVIDAKAPTAMPAPPGASYAVTGTVTAITSSNPKAYSDSVSATVTIDNLSPANVTAAGGAAGIASNSLYWTNPADSDFAGIVVLRRAGSAVTDTPVEGATYLDGNPIGSSTVAYSGSLASFTDSPLANGTVYYYKIFAKDSHGNYSATGVAVGPYTPARTAWSNNNMLHNSTNTGSTKWSANGGWGEPGKKYGAFSCTTCHNMSTTNIMRVATSVSTGDGTNWGSSNTASVSVALTNPATDLGSDTVHATSNRICEVCHSQTSVHKYNNTTAGHNGTVNCTQCHSHAAGFKGMGGSCLGCHNAPRGVRQQIVGATLGATGDDFVRPSRHIKNTTVKNVDCIVCHAEGDTTSTETSVKQVSLHGTSGAPVLLRNVDSQGNPGAAGTNYWSWPGRRAGGTTITSADRDNMDRFCVNCHDADGANTITVDTAGTGITTGTALARKLTPFNPLDGGTPLNVKSQFNSGNAVGSAYASHHNLNIYTKRYTATYASTYATRGGWTGTSKDGAAMTWDTGLHCSDCHLNESNAHGARNATRMLQDKNGADAAATNTNDGSATFVCYRCHLSTVYNYSNVTVTGKARIEHSSFDNVPWGAGTYNDHGIVCFNCHMGGGVNNIGGIHGNNRSITTLTQGATKSYRFIYGAELGLNISDANWSTTTAPTCYTASSTWGGACNKHDGSAGTGRMGTPNYARPLQ, from the coding sequence ATGGCACTTTTGCGCAACATGAGTGGCCGCACCCGCTTGAACCTGCTTGGCACGCTTTTGATGACCCTGCTGGTTGCATGCGTCGGGCTCACCACCTACTTCATGCCGAAGGACGCGAGCGCATGGCCGACCAAGTACGGCTCCTGCTCCGGCTCGGGTTGCCACGTGCTTGCCGACCCGAACGCCACCATCACGACGGCTATCAACGGCGCGGTTGGCACCTCGGTGACCGTTCCCGCCGGCGGAAGCTTCGAGGTCGACTGGAAGGTCACCAACGTCACCAACGTCGCGGGCGGCCAGGTCGGCGTAGGCGTCGAGATTAACCTCCCGACCGGTTGGGGCCTCGCCAAGGGTACCGTGAACTCCCCGGCGATCCCCGGGTGGAACAGCGTCTGGGATGCGGCCGATGGCGTCGCGGCCGGGTGGGCCACGGCCAGCAGCTACAGCACCGCAACCGAGTTCCCGAGCAGCCCGGTCGGTTACACCATCAACTACAATGGCACCGCATGGGATACCGGGACCAGGAACGCCGCTTACGACACCGGCGCGGCCGGCCTCGACCTCGACGGCACCGCCGAGACCATGGGCACCGACGCCGTCGTCACCGTACCGGCCGGGACCGCCAACGGAACCTACACCATCGTGGTCATGGGCGTCGGTCACGACTCCTCCAAAGCCCACGTCGAACAGGCCATCACCGTAACCGTCGCCGGTGGCGCCGACACCACCACGCCGGTGGTCTCCGCAGGCTTCGCCGCCACCACGCCGAGTACCAGCTGGACCATCCCGGTGACGAGCTTCGCCGCGACCGACAACACCGGGGTAACCGGCTATATGATCACCACCAGCGCAACTGCGCCGCTGGCCACCGACGCCGCCTGGACCGGCACCGCGCCGACCACCTACACCGTCGCGGCCGACGGCAGCTACACACTCTACCCGTGGGCGAAGGATGCCGCCGGTAACGTCTCCGCTGTCTACGCCACTCCGGTCACCGTTCTCGTCGATACTGTACATCCGACCGTGACCAGCACGGTCCCCGCTACCGGGGCCACCGGTATTACCCCGGACAACACGGTCACCCTGAACTTCAGCGAAGCCGTGAACTGCGCCACGGTCACCACCAGCAGCGTCACCATCTCGCCCGCGGTCACCTGGGCCAAGACCAGCTGCTCGGGGAGCCAGGCCGTCTTCACCCCGACCGGCCAGGCAGGTTCCACCTCCTACATGGTAACCGCCGGCACAGGCATCACCGACGTGAACGGCAACGCGATGAGCAGTTCCTACGCGTTCAACTACACCACCGCCACCCCGATCGTGCGTCCGGACACCGCGATCAGCGCGCCGCTGGCCGCAACCGTGCTGACCACCACCCCGGTGGCCATTACCGGTACCGCGACTGCCGGAACCAACGCACTTGGTTCGGTCCAGGTTTCCACCAACAACGGCTCCACCTGGACCGCCGCCACCGGGACCGCTTCCTGGTCCTACTCCTGGACCCTGCCGAGCGAAGACTACGTCACCCACACCATCCTCGCCAAGGGCGTTGACAATGCAGCCAATGAGGACACCACCCCGGCTTCGGTAACGGTCATCGTCGACAACGTCGCCCCGGCAGGCCTTGCCAACTCGGCTCCGGCGAACCTCGCCACCAACCAGGCCCTGGCAACGACGCTGACCTCGGGAACCGCAACCGACGCCAACACGAGCTCGGCCGTACAGTACTTCTTCGAGCTTGCCACGGACAGCGGCTTCACCACCGGCGTGCAGCAGAGCGGCTGGCAGACCACCAAGACGTTCGCTCCGACCCTGGCCGGCGCCACCACCTACTACTGGCATGTCAGGGCCAAGGATGCCGCGGGGAACATCTCCGCATACACCACCACCTGGAGCTTCAGCACCATCGGGCCGACCGCGCCGAACGCACCGTCCGCAACCCAGTACCAGGCCGACGGCGTCACCGCCATCGCCCAGGCCGGGACTGCGACCAGCGCCTCCGTCGTCGTCAAGTCCACCGTGACTGACGCCAACAACGACAACGTGACGCTCCAAGTGGAGATGATCACCAACGGCAACACCTTTGCAGGCGTAGCCAACTGCTCCTCCACCTCGGTCGCCAGCGGTTCCGTGGCCACCGCCACCTGCACCGGCCTTTCCGACGGGCTCTCCTACAAATGGCGCGCACGCACCAGCGACGGAACGCTGAACAGCGCCTGGGTCGACTTCGGCGGCACAGACCCCGACTTCACTGTCGCACTGACCAATGCGACCCCGGCTGCCCCGACCGTCCTGGCCCAGTACCAGGCTGACGGCACCACGGCCATCGCTTCCGGCGGCGCCGCATCCACCAACGTGGTGGTCATCGGCGCCACCATTGACGGCGGCAACTCCGATCCGGTCCTCCTCGAGGTCGACCTGAACAACGACGGCATCGCAGACTGCGCGAGCCCCTACGTCACCGGCCCCGCCACCGCCAAAGCAACCTGCGGCGGCATCGCCGACGGCTCCTACGACTGGAGGGTGAGGGCGAAGGACAGCAAGTCCGCTGCCAGCGCCTGGACCGCCTTCACCGGCACCCCGGACTTTACCGTGGCCACCGGCCTCGACTTCGGCGTCGACACCACCGCTCCGACCGACGGCACCGCGAGCGCCTCCTCCGGCGACGGCTACGTCAACGTGAGCTGGACTGCCGCCACCGATTCCGGCGCAGGCCTCGACCCGGTCAACAGCTACAAGCTGGTCAAGTCGGCCGTGTCCTCCCCCGCCGACTGCTCCGCCGCCGCGCTCTATACCGGCAACGGCACCAGCTACTTCGATACCGCCGTGACCAACGGCACCACCTATTACTATAGGGTCTGCGCCCTGGACGAGGTCGGCAACCTGTCGGCCGGTGTCACCACCGCGGCGTCCCCGTCGACCATCGCGCTTCCGGAGACCGCCATCACCGCACCGGCAGCCAACGCGGTGATCACCGCCAGCAACTCCATCACCGGTACCGCGACCGTCGGCGGCAACCCGCTGGCCTCGGTACAGGTTTCCACCAACAACGGCACCACTTGGGCCGCCGCCACCGGCACCAGCACCTGGAGCTTCTCCTGGGCACCGGCCAGCGAAGACTACGTGGCGCACACCATCCTCGCCAAGGCAATGGACAGCCTGGGGTATGCCGACGCGACCCCGGCACAGGTGACCGTCCGGGTGGACAACGTGGTGCCCGCCGGGCTTGCCAACTCGACCCCGGCCAACCTGGCCACCAACGTGGCCATCGGTTCCGCGCTGACCTCGACCACCGCGACCGACGCCAACACCTCGGCTGCCGTGCAGTACTTCTTCGAGCTCGCCACCAACTCCGGCTTCACCACCGGAGTGCAGCAGAGCGTCTGGCAGACCGGCACCTCCTGGACCCCGACCCTCGCGCCGGGCACCACCTACTACTGGCACGTGAAGGCGAAGGATGCCGCCGGCAACACCACCGCCTACACCACCACCTCGAGCTTCACCTCCGGTGTGGTTGCACCTGAGACGGTTCTCTCCGCTCCGTTGGCAGGCACGGTGTTCTCCACCTCGCCCGCGACCATCAGCGGTACCGCGACTGCCGGCACGAACGCGCTCGGCTCGGTGCAGGTATCCACCAACAACGGCACCTCCTGGAACACCGCCACCGGCACCGGCACCTGGTCCTACTCCTGGACCCTCCCGGCCGAGGACTACGTGGCGCACACCGTCCTGGCGCGGGCACTGGATAACGCCTCCAACGCGGATCCGACTCCGTCCAGCGTGAACATCTACGTCGATACCGTGGCGCCGGCAGGGCTGGCCAACTCGACCCCGGCCAACCTGGCTACCGGCGTTGCCACCACCTCGTCGCTGGTTTCCACCACCGCAACCGACGCCAACATCACGGCCGCGGTGCAGTACTTCTTCGAAATCGCTACCAACTCCGGCTTCACCACCGGGGTACAGCAGAGTGCCTGGCAGACCGGGACGACCTTCGCACCGACCCTCGCCATCAGCACCACCTATTACTGGCACGTGAAGGCGAAGGACGCCGCCGGCAACACCACCGCCTACAGCACCACCTGGAGCTTCACCACCGCCGCGGCCACCACCACCGTGAGCCAGGGTACCGGCGAAACCAACATCACCATCGCGCCGGGCACCATCGAGATGGACCTCGACGCCTTCACCCTGGCTACCCAGGCGGGGACCGATACGGTCACCGGCCTCACCGTGACGCTCGCTAACGGGACCTGGGCCGGCATCGCCACACTGAAAGTCACCGACGACACCGGCACAACCATCTACGGCAGCGCTACCCCGGCATCCAACACCGTGGCCATCACCCTGACCACCCCGATCACGGTGACCACGACCCCGACCCAGTACGTCCTGGTGATCGACGCCAAGGCCCCGACTGCCATGCCGGCACCTCCTGGCGCCAGCTACGCCGTCACCGGCACCGTGACCGCGATCACCTCGTCCAACCCGAAGGCGTACAGCGACTCGGTCTCGGCAACCGTCACCATCGACAACCTCTCCCCGGCCAACGTCACCGCCGCAGGCGGCGCTGCCGGGATCGCCTCCAACTCGCTGTACTGGACCAACCCCGCCGACAGTGACTTCGCCGGCATCGTCGTGCTGCGCCGCGCCGGCAGCGCCGTTACCGATACCCCTGTCGAAGGTGCCACCTACCTGGATGGAAATCCCATCGGTTCCAGCACCGTTGCCTACTCAGGGAGTCTGGCCAGCTTCACGGACTCCCCCTTGGCGAACGGTACGGTTTACTACTACAAGATCTTCGCTAAAGACTCGCACGGCAACTACTCCGCGACCGGGGTGGCTGTCGGGCCGTATACCCCCGCCAGAACGGCGTGGTCCAACAACAACATGCTGCATAACAGCACCAACACCGGCTCCACCAAGTGGAGCGCGAACGGCGGCTGGGGCGAGCCTGGCAAGAAGTACGGCGCCTTCTCCTGCACCACCTGCCACAACATGAGCACGACCAACATCATGCGGGTGGCCACCTCCGTCTCCACCGGCGACGGCACCAACTGGGGCTCCTCGAATACCGCCTCGGTCTCCGTTGCGCTGACCAACCCGGCCACCGACCTTGGCAGCGACACGGTCCATGCCACATCGAACCGCATCTGCGAGGTCTGCCACAGCCAGACTTCGGTTCACAAGTACAACAACACCACCGCCGGCCACAACGGCACGGTGAACTGCACCCAGTGCCACTCCCACGCCGCAGGCTTCAAAGGGATGGGCGGTAGCTGCCTTGGCTGCCACAACGCCCCACGCGGCGTGCGTCAGCAGATCGTCGGCGCGACGCTCGGCGCCACCGGCGACGACTTCGTACGCCCGTCCAGGCACATCAAGAACACCACCGTCAAGAACGTGGACTGCATCGTCTGCCATGCCGAGGGCGACACCACTTCCACCGAGACCTCGGTGAAGCAGGTGAGCCTCCACGGCACCAGCGGCGCACCGGTCCTCTTAAGGAACGTCGACAGCCAGGGCAACCCGGGTGCTGCAGGTACCAACTACTGGTCCTGGCCGGGACGCCGCGCCGGCGGCACCACCATAACCTCCGCCGACCGCGACAACATGGACCGCTTCTGCGTCAACTGCCATGATGCCGACGGCGCCAACACCATCACCGTCGACACCGCCGGTACCGGCATCACCACCGGCACGGCGCTGGCAAGAAAGCTCACACCGTTCAACCCGCTGGACGGCGGCACGCCGCTCAACGTAAAGTCGCAGTTCAACTCCGGCAACGCGGTGGGGAGCGCTTACGCCAGCCATCACAACCTGAACATCTACACCAAGCGCTACACCGCGACCTACGCCTCCACCTACGCCACCCGCGGCGGCTGGACCGGCACCTCGAAGGACGGCGCCGCCATGACCTGGGATACCGGCCTGCACTGCTCCGACTGTCACCTGAACGAGAGCAACGCCCACGGCGCCAGGAACGCCACCCGGATGCTGCAGGACAAAAACGGCGCTGACGCGGCGGCCACCAACACCAACGACGGCAGCGCCACCTTCGTCTGCTACCGTTGCCACCTGAGCACGGTGTACAACTACAGCAACGTGACGGTGACCGGCAAGGCCCGTATCGAGCACAGCAGCTTCGACAACGTCCCTTGGGGTGCGGGCACCTACAACGACCACGGCATCGTCTGCTTCAACTGCCATATGGGCGGTGGTGTCAACAACATCGGCGGCATCCACGGTAACAACCGCTCCATCACCACCCTGACCCAGGGGGCAACGAAGAGCTATCGCTTCATCTACGGCGCAGAGCTCGGCCTCAACATCTCGGATGCCAACTGGTCCACCACCACGGCACCGACCTGCTACACCGCTTCCTCGACCTGGGGCGGCGCCTGCAACAAGCACGACGGCTCCGCTGGTACCGGCAGGATGGGCACCCCGAACTACGCAAGACCGCTGCAGTAA
- a CDS encoding Ig-like domain-containing protein: MKGLAAVALIVAFVCSTFTFLVLSQREALAQPTKSTTCITSGCHVTASTTATLAWGTIYNAVKNPASPTTLTVTAGSSFELEWIATNMTDSAHGNAGMSCIIGLPTVSPTAWTISNGTSNNAGLTGWNTIWDVAAGHTWRTGTMLSTPNWASSPNAYTIDWTGSNWDVPSTGAAYDNGSTTTPGDLDRTADKMGIDVLVNVPADTPAGTYTVTFGGVGHYYTTKTNKCNKAQAITITVTAAGGGDTTKPVVSAGFAATTPSLSKTIAVSGFAATDNTGVTGYMITTSATAPLSTDAGWLATAPTSYTVAADGSYTLYPWAKDAAGNVSAVYGTPVAVVVDSTKPVVSAGFAATTPSLSRTIAVSGFAATDASGVTGYMITTSATAPLAGDAGWLATAPTSYAVGADGTFTLYPWAKDTYGNVSAAYASPVTVVVDTVKPTVSSTVPVNGATGTTLNGTVTINFSEAVNCATVTTSSVTIAPAVTWALTSCSGSQAVFTPSGQANSTAYTVTVGTAVADSAGNTLAASYPFSYTTSAPAPNNPPAVPASLAQYKSDGATLLARGLYTNQTTLVFKGTVTDPDSDTVKLDVELADVGASFTGTPTCSGTLVTSGTTAAATCSGITNGRFKWQARGTDSKGLSGSWTQY; encoded by the coding sequence ATGAAAGGTTTAGCCGCCGTTGCCCTGATCGTGGCCTTCGTCTGCAGCACCTTCACCTTCCTGGTGTTGTCGCAGCGTGAGGCACTGGCCCAGCCGACCAAGAGCACCACCTGCATCACCTCAGGTTGCCACGTGACGGCATCGACCACGGCGACCCTGGCGTGGGGCACCATCTACAACGCTGTCAAGAACCCCGCGTCCCCGACCACCCTGACGGTCACCGCCGGTTCTTCGTTCGAGTTGGAGTGGATCGCCACCAACATGACCGACTCGGCCCACGGCAACGCCGGTATGTCCTGCATCATCGGCCTGCCGACCGTATCTCCGACCGCGTGGACGATCTCCAACGGTACCAGCAACAACGCGGGGCTCACCGGCTGGAACACGATCTGGGATGTCGCCGCCGGCCACACCTGGCGTACCGGCACCATGCTCAGCACGCCCAACTGGGCCTCTTCCCCCAATGCGTACACCATCGACTGGACCGGCTCCAACTGGGACGTGCCGTCAACCGGAGCTGCCTACGACAACGGCTCCACCACCACCCCGGGCGACCTCGACCGCACCGCCGATAAGATGGGTATCGACGTCCTGGTCAACGTCCCGGCCGACACCCCCGCCGGTACCTACACCGTCACCTTCGGCGGCGTGGGCCACTACTACACGACCAAGACCAACAAGTGCAACAAGGCCCAGGCCATCACCATCACGGTCACCGCGGCAGGCGGAGGCGACACCACCAAGCCGGTGGTCTCGGCGGGCTTCGCAGCAACCACCCCGTCTCTTTCCAAGACCATCGCCGTGTCCGGTTTCGCAGCTACCGACAACACCGGCGTCACCGGCTACATGATCACGACGAGCGCCACGGCGCCGCTCTCCACCGATGCCGGCTGGCTCGCCACCGCGCCCACGAGCTACACGGTCGCAGCCGACGGCAGCTACACCCTGTACCCCTGGGCCAAGGACGCTGCGGGTAACGTCTCCGCCGTCTACGGCACCCCGGTCGCCGTGGTGGTCGACTCCACGAAGCCGGTTGTTTCGGCGGGCTTTGCCGCTACTACCCCGTCGCTGTCCCGGACCATTGCCGTCTCAGGTTTCGCCGCCACCGACGCCAGCGGCGTCACTGGCTACATGATCACCACCAGCGCCACGGCGCCCCTTGCCGGGGACGCAGGGTGGCTCGCCACCGCACCGACCAGCTACGCCGTTGGGGCGGACGGCACTTTCACCCTGTACCCCTGGGCCAAGGACACCTACGGCAACGTCTCCGCCGCGTACGCCTCGCCGGTCACCGTCGTGGTCGACACCGTGAAACCGACCGTCTCCTCGACCGTACCGGTCAACGGCGCCACCGGCACCACGCTGAACGGCACCGTGACCATCAACTTCAGCGAGGCCGTGAACTGTGCCACGGTGACCACCAGCTCGGTGACCATCGCGCCTGCGGTCACCTGGGCATTGACCAGCTGTTCCGGCAGCCAGGCCGTGTTCACCCCCTCCGGGCAGGCGAACTCCACCGCCTACACGGTGACCGTCGGCACCGCGGTTGCCGACAGCGCAGGGAACACCCTCGCTGCCAGCTACCCCTTCAGCTACACGACGTCCGCCCCGGCTCCGAACAATCCGCCGGCGGTACCCGCCTCGCTGGCCCAGTACAAGAGCGATGGCGCCACGCTCCTTGCCAGGGGCCTTTACACCAACCAGACCACGCTGGTCTTCAAAGGGACCGTCACGGACCCCGACAGCGATACCGTAAAGCTTGACGTCGAGCTCGCCGACGTCGGGGCGTCCTTCACCGGCACCCCGACCTGCAGCGGCACACTGGTAACCAGCGGTACTACCGCGGCCGCAACCTGCAGTGGCATCACCAACGGCCGGTTCAAATGGCAGGCCCGCGGCACCGACAGCAAGGGCTTGTCCGGCAGCTGGACGCAATACTAA